From a single Staphylococcus epidermidis genomic region:
- the pheS gene encoding phenylalanine--tRNA ligase subunit alpha, which translates to MTQNDLMSELKQQALVDINEAKDAQALQEVKVKYLGKKGSVSGLMKNMKDLPNEDKPAYGQKVNELRQTIQSELDERQKLIKEEKLNQQLSEETIDVTLPSRHIEIGSKHPLTRTVEEIEDLFLGLGYEIVDGYEVEQDYYNFEALNLPKSHPARDMQDSFYITEEILMRTHTSPVQARTMEKRKGQGPVKIICPGKVYRRDSDDATHSHQFTQIEGLVVDKDIKMSDLKGTLELVAKKLFGADREIRLRPSYFPFTEPSVEVDVSCFKCKGQGCNVCKHTGWIEILGAGMVHPNVLEMAGFDSKEYSGFAFGMGPDRIAMLKYGIEDIRHFYTNDVRFLDQFKAVEDRGEQ; encoded by the coding sequence ATGACTCAAAATGATCTAATGTCTGAGTTGAAGCAACAAGCTTTAGTGGATATAAACGAAGCAAAAGATGCACAAGCGTTACAAGAAGTAAAAGTGAAATATTTAGGTAAAAAAGGTTCTGTTAGCGGCTTAATGAAAAATATGAAAGATTTGCCTAATGAAGACAAACCTGCGTATGGTCAAAAGGTAAATGAATTAAGACAAACTATTCAAAGTGAATTAGATGAAAGACAAAAGCTAATCAAAGAAGAGAAATTAAATCAACAGCTTTCTGAAGAAACAATTGATGTCACATTGCCAAGTCGTCATATTGAAATTGGATCAAAACATCCTTTAACACGTACAGTTGAAGAGATTGAAGACTTGTTCTTAGGGTTAGGTTATGAAATTGTTGATGGTTATGAAGTTGAACAAGATTATTATAATTTTGAAGCTTTAAACTTACCTAAATCGCATCCAGCACGTGATATGCAAGATAGCTTTTATATCACAGAAGAAATTTTAATGCGTACACATACTTCACCAGTACAAGCACGTACTATGGAAAAACGTAAAGGACAAGGACCAGTCAAAATTATTTGTCCCGGTAAAGTTTATCGACGTGACTCAGATGATGCAACACATAGCCACCAATTTACACAAATTGAAGGTTTAGTAGTTGATAAAGATATTAAAATGAGCGATTTAAAAGGGACTTTAGAGTTAGTTGCAAAAAAATTATTCGGTGCAGATCGTGAGATTCGTTTACGCCCAAGTTATTTCCCGTTTACTGAACCATCAGTTGAAGTAGATGTATCATGTTTCAAATGTAAAGGACAGGGTTGTAATGTTTGTAAACATACAGGTTGGATTGAAATTTTAGGAGCGGGCATGGTTCACCCGAATGTATTAGAAATGGCCGGATTCGATTCTAAGGAATATTCTGGCTTCGCATTTGGTATGGGACCAGATCGAATTGCAATGTTAAAGTATGGTATTGAAGATATTCGTCACTTTTATACCAATGATGTCCGTTTCTTAGATCAATTTAAAGCTGTAGAAGATAGAGGTGAACAATAA